A genomic region of Epinephelus moara isolate mb chromosome 23, YSFRI_EMoa_1.0, whole genome shotgun sequence contains the following coding sequences:
- the srr gene encoding L-threonine dehydratase catabolic TdcB → MDEVSADAVTLDLLREARETVRCNPLGVINTPMIPWCQTTLPLNIHCNIRIKLENMQRTGSFKIRGVANQFARRPKGGHFVTMSAGNYGKSFAYASKHYGSKGKVVMPETAPVSRSILIQSFGVEVERVPTSCLMNVVNRCVQEDNMTFLHSYDDLDLIAGHASLGMEVLEVMPEPDVVVVCCGGGGLLAGVAAAIKLSGCDKTRIYGVEPEGACTMYKSFIEKKPVGMDTKSIASGLAPPFAGTLPFELCQRYVEGIVLINDEEIKAAVSTLYRSGLVVEPSGSAAFAAIVNNKIPELEGKDVVCIISGGNIGKDELTNFPD, encoded by the exons ATGGATGAGGTGTCTGCTGACGCTGTCACCCTGGATCTGCTGAGAGAAGCAAGGGAGACGGTGAGATGCAACCCCCTGGGTGTCATCAACACTCCCATGATCCCCTGGTGCCAGACAACCCTGCCTCTCAACATCCACTGCAACATCCGCATCAAACTGGAGAACATGCAGAGAACTG GGTCGTTCAAGATCAGAGGAGTGGCCAATCAGTTTGCCAGGAGACCGAAGGGTGGTCATTTTGTCACCATGTCTGCTGGGAACTATGGGAAGTCTTTTGCGTACGCTTCAAAGCACTATGGGTCAAAAGGCAAGGTGGTGATGCCGGAAACAGCCCCAGTGTCCAGATCCATCCTCATACAG AGTTTCGGGGTGGAGGTGGAGCGAGTTCCCACCTCCTGCTTGATGAATGTGGTGAACCGTTGTGTTCAGGAGGACAACATGACCTTCCTGCACTCCTATGATGATCTGGATCTGATAGCAGGACATGCCAG tctAGGTATGGAGGTGCTGGAGGTGATGCCCGAGCCTGATGTGGTGGTGGTGTGCTGTGGTGGAGGGGGGCTGCTGGCCGGTGTAGCCGCCGCCATCAAACTGTCAGGCTGCGATAAGACCAGAATCTACGGTGTGGAACCAGAAGGAG CCTGCACCATGTACAAAAGTTTCATTGAGAAGAAGCCAGTGGGCATGGACACTAAGAGCATCGCTTCAGGACTTGCACCACCTTTTGCAG GCACACTGCCTTTCGAGTTGTGTCAGCGTTACGTGGAGGGGATCGTCCTCATAAACGACGAAGAGATCAAGGCAGCAGTGTCCACCCTCTACAGGTCTGGACTCGTGGTGGAGCCGTCAGGTTCTGCTGCGTTCGCTGCCATCGTTAACAACAAGATACCCGAGCTGGAGGGAAAGGACGTGGTGTGCATCATCAGCGGAGGGAACATCGGAAAAGACGAGCTCACCAATTTCCCAGATTGA
- the tprkb gene encoding EKC/KEOPS complex subunit TPRKB produces MNLTHDLELFPDLRVTQMLFKEVTNAAELRQYAVEGKISAALINPTMLVSPFQVLVAANKAVSLQKIGKMKTRSLFSEIIFNLSPTNNISEAFKRFGISDGDDSVLVVLVHTEDVSPLVSDIRARVNGQQVPAEDVPSVTDHAKIKKLYKVTPQEEKCGSLLDAVVCRMATKDVM; encoded by the exons ATGAATTTAACACACGACTTGGAGCTTTTCCCCGACCTCAGGGTGACTCAAATGCTTTTCAAGGAGGTGACAAATGCCGCAGAGTTGAGACAGTATGCGGTGGAGGGTAAAATAAGTGCTGCCCTCATCAACCCAACCATG CTGGTGAGTCCTTTCCAGGTGCTGGTAGCTGCCAACAAGGCTGTTAGCTTGCAGAAAATTGGGAAAATGAAGACAAGAAGTTTATTCTCAGAAATAATCTTCAACCTGTCACCTACTAATAAT ATCTCAGAGGCCTTCAAAAGGTTTGGGATCTCTGACGGCGATGACTCTGTCCTGGTGGTCCTGGTTCACACTGAAGATGTGTCGCCGCTTGTGTCTGACATCAGAGCCAGGGTGAACGGACAGCAGGTTCCAGCGGAAGATGTTCCCTCAGTGACGGACCACGCAAAAATCAAAAAG CTGTATAAAGTCACCCCACAGGAGGAGAAGTGTGGGTCTCTGTTGGACGCAGTTGTATGCAGGATGGCCACCAAAGACGTCATGTAG
- the alg10 gene encoding dol-P-Glc:Glc(2)Man(9)GlcNAc(2)-PP-Dol alpha-1,2-glucosyltransferase, which yields MEKFEGYIFTALCSTNFLISCLLFSRVTREQREPYMDEIFHIPQAQKYCHGKFNEWDPMITTLPGLYLVSVGVIKPVVWLADLTGQVVCSTAMLRFINLLFNCGNLYLLYLLICKLHLREKTRTTSRRVLSALSLSTFPVLYFFNFLYYTDAGSTFFTLFTYLMTLYGCHKASALLGVCSVLFRQTNIIWVAFCAGTLVAAKMDEAWRVEHTKKRDEKSPPSQVPLSFSGVKKVMLFTLEFLTSPSHVKAVLLVAWPYAVVGVGFLAFVVLNDGVVVGDRTSHEACLNFPQLFYFFSFTLFFSLPVSLCYHRALRFLQALKKQPLFFLFVTCVSLLLVWKFTFVHKYLLADNRHFPFYVWNRLFQRHELVRFLLVPAYVFAGWNFLDSFKSRSLFWSLAFLACLLAATVPQKLLEFRYFIIPYLMYRLHMPLPSLPRLIVEFLLYTAVNAATLYIFISKTFHWPDSTATQRFMW from the exons ATGGAGAAATTTGAAGGCTACATCTTCACTGCTCTCTGCAGCACCAACTTTTTGATATCCTGCCTGCTGTTCTCCAGAGTCACTCGGGAGCAAAGGGAGCCGTACATGGACGAGATTTTTCATATCCCACAAGCTCAGAAATACTGCCATGGGAAATTCAACGAG TGGGATCCGATGATCACCACTCTCCCAGGTCTGTACCTTGTCTCTGTGGGAGTCATCAAGCCTGTGGTGTGGCTCGCTGACCTGACAGGccaggtggtgtgttccaccGCCATGCTGCGCTTCATCAACCTGCTGTTCAACTGCGGCAACCTTTACCTGCTCTATCTGCTCATCTGCAAACTGCACCTCAGGGAGAAG ACGCGGACGACTTCACGCCGAGTCCTCTCAGCGCTGTCTCTTTCCACCTTCCCCGTGCTCTACTTCTTTAACTTCCTCTACTACACCGACGCCGGATCTACTTTCTTCACCCTCTTCACCTACCTCATGACGCTCTACGGTTGTCACAAGGCCTCAGCGCTCCTCGGCGTCTGCTCCGTGCTCTTCCGCCAGACCAATATCATCTGGGTGGCCTTCTGCGCAGGCACGCTGGTGGCTGCCAAAATGGACGAGGCCTGGAGGGTGGAGCACACGAAAAAGAGGGATGAGAAGTCTCCTCCGTCCCAGGTCCCGCTGTCATTCAGTGGAGTCAAGAAGGTGATGCTCTTCACGCTGGAGTTCCTCACCTCACCCAGTCATGTGAAGGCGGTGCTGCTGGTGGCCTGGCCTTACGCGGTAGTCGGCGTGGGCTTCCTGGCGTTCGTGGTTCTGAATGATGGGGTAGTGGTGGGTGACAGGACGAGCCACGAGGCCTGCCTGAACTTCCCCCAGCTCTTCTACTTCTTCTCCTTCAccctcttcttctccctcccCGTCTCCCTTTGTTATCACCGCGCTCTTCGCTTCCTCCAGGCTCTGAAAAAGCAgcctctgtttttcctcttcgtCACGTGCGTCTCCTTGCTCCTGGTGTGGAAGTTCACCTTCGTCCACAAGTACCTCCTCGCAGATAACCGCCATTTCCCCTTCTACGTGTGGAATAGGCTTTTCCAGAGGCACGAGCTGGTGCGCTTTCTCCTCGTCCCCGCATACGTGTTTGCAGGGTGGAATTTTCTGGACTCCTTCAAGTCACGCTCACTGTTCTGGAGTTTGGCATTCCTGGCATGCCTCCTGGCCGCAACAGTACCCCAGAAGCTGCTGGAGTTCAGGTACTTCATCATTCCCTACCTGATGTACCGTCTGCACATgcccctcccctctcttcccAGACTCATTGTGGAGTTCCTTCTCTACACGGCGGTCAACGCTGCCACGCTTTACATCTTCATCAGTAAGACCTTCCACTGGCCGGACAGCACGGCCACACAGAGGTTCATGTGGTGA